The following DNA comes from Sorex araneus isolate mSorAra2 chromosome 5, mSorAra2.pri, whole genome shotgun sequence.
GGCTCGGCGGCGAGGGGCACGCGCTTGTGGCACAGGGGGTGGGCCTCGCTGCGCACCAGCCACACGGCGGGCCGCAGGCTGTCCTGGCGCCGGCCCGCGGCCCGCGGCTCCGCGTCCGTGTAGAGGTCCACGTCGTCCTGCGCCAGGTAGGACGCGCGCAGCAGGCCCAGgccgccgggggcgggggcggcggctcGGGGGTCGCTGGGGCCGCGGTGCAGGGAGCCGGGCATGGCCAGGAGCGAGGGGGGCGGCCGCAGGATCTCGTCCCTGAGCGCGTCCCCCGGCTCGGCGGCCCCCGGCTCCTTCCGCAAGCTCAGCGAGGCCCGCAGCGGCGGCTTCCGGCCCTCCCAGCGCCCGTCGGAGGCGTCCACCGAGCGCGAGGCCTTGGTCACCCGCGGCTTGTAGTAGTCCTTGGCCGCCCGCTCGCTGGCCGACTTCTGCAGCGCCACGCGGGCCGTGGACGCCGAGAGGTGCTCCCGGCCCTCGGCCCGGCGCCTCAGCGCGTCGGCGCAGCCGCGCACGTCCTCGGCGCTGCTCCGGCGCTCGCCGACCACGTCCAGCTCCGAGTAGCCCTTGTCCTGGACCTGCGCGTGGATCTCCAGCAGCTGCTCGCACTCCACCCGGGCCAGGAAGAGCTCGAAGGAGACCATCTTCAGCTGCAGCGCGCCCACCGGCTCCTGCAGCCGGTAGGCGGCGCCCGGCTCAGGCACGTAGCCCAGGCGGCCCAGGATGGCGCGGACGTCGTCCTCCCGCAGCGCCGCGCGGACGCCGTAGACGAAGGGGCCTGTGTAGGTCTGGAagggaggggcaggcagaggcGCGGCTTTCCTCGGCCCCGCCGGCTCCCCCAGCCTGAGCCGCGCACGCGGGGAGGGGGCCAGCCGCCAGCCCCCGGCCCTGTGCCCCAGGAACGCAGACCCAGCTCCTCTTCACACTCA
Coding sequences within:
- the SPATA2 gene encoding spermatogenesis-associated protein 2, which translates into the protein MDAKHRDDLFRKYVQFHEGRVEPSPGRQRPGSEEQLGAAASALLSLPKGDPADRFRLLPFYEVVEGSLRALGTSSLRALHRAFGLLETVGTNLFLHPWKKEFRSIKTYTGPFVYGVRAALREDDVRAILGRLGYVPEPGAAYRLQEPVGALQLKMVSFELFLARVECEQLLEIHAQVQDKGYSELDVVGERRSSAEDVRGCADALRRRAEGREHLSASTARVALQKSASERAAKDYYKPRVTKASRSVDASDGRWEGRKPPLRASLSLRKEPGAAEPGDALRDEILRPPPSLLAMPGSLHRGPSDPRAAAPAPGGLGLLRASYLAQDDVDLYTDAEPRAAGRRQDSLRPAVWLVRSEAHPLCHKRVPLAAEPALAKCPHCGVPACPCCDGPGPCAPPKPGAFPGKAAAAAQDGPAPGPAPRDKYAGAERLLPAHAKAKAAAVAARCGFCNRPGATHTCTQCSKVSCASCLSAYHYDPCCKSGLHAFLPHHQLDYKAPACAHLVYR